The following proteins are co-located in the Candidatus Tumulicola sp. genome:
- a CDS encoding VOC family protein has translation MSEVQIGQTNYEMPPKQGISIALFITVADIQRSVEFYAKVFGAKILSKGDTKGAPGYVQIANTWLIVNPGGGPTPDKPTVTLSVPSNPDAVSSFMNVRVADIQACYKEWKERGAEFITPPIPKYGETRCYIRDPDGYIIEVGQSNPEFTYG, from the coding sequence ATGAGCGAAGTTCAAATTGGGCAAACCAACTACGAGATGCCGCCGAAGCAAGGCATAAGCATCGCACTTTTTATCACGGTCGCCGATATCCAGCGATCGGTGGAGTTCTACGCAAAGGTCTTCGGCGCCAAGATATTAAGCAAGGGCGACACGAAGGGGGCACCCGGATACGTGCAGATCGCGAATACGTGGCTCATCGTCAACCCCGGCGGTGGCCCGACGCCCGACAAACCGACGGTGACGCTCAGTGTTCCGTCCAACCCCGACGCGGTCAGCAGCTTTATGAACGTTCGCGTCGCGGATATTCAAGCGTGTTACAAAGAGTGGAAAGAACGCGGCGCCGAGTTCATCACTCCGCCGATCCCTAAATACGGTGAGACGCGTTGCTATATCCGCGACCCCGACGGCTATATCATCGAAGTCGGACAGAGTAACCCCGAGTTCACCTACGGCTAG
- a CDS encoding NADP-dependent oxidoreductase — translation MKASVLTGYGGPEVMQYQDMPDPELRTGDVLVKVAGIGINPEDMLERNGVLKDAYPLQFPAIIGLDVSGIVIATGDHVTDLNIGDRVCGWSYHTYAELVADKSTYFARVPDTMDLVDAAALPLVGVTGTQLIARAGELQSGQTVLVSGAAGAVGRCAVYAARMLGAHVVAGVLRAQLDETQSIGADETVALDDPDAFASVARVDLVANTLRGKPATDLLAKVKDGGIFASVTGAPEGSNNYPKVRVVPFQSKQNRGTIELVAHAVNDGKMAIPIGLRAELKNAGDAQAAFTKGGIGKVLLVP, via the coding sequence GTGAAAGCATCAGTACTCACTGGTTATGGCGGTCCGGAAGTCATGCAGTATCAAGACATGCCGGATCCCGAGCTGCGCACCGGCGATGTTCTCGTCAAGGTCGCCGGAATCGGTATCAACCCCGAAGACATGCTCGAACGCAACGGTGTATTGAAGGATGCGTACCCGCTACAGTTTCCGGCCATCATCGGCCTCGATGTTTCGGGGATCGTGATCGCAACTGGTGACCACGTCACCGATCTGAACATCGGCGATCGCGTTTGCGGTTGGTCGTACCACACTTACGCCGAACTCGTTGCCGACAAATCCACCTATTTTGCTCGCGTGCCCGACACGATGGACCTGGTCGACGCGGCGGCTCTTCCGCTCGTGGGCGTTACGGGCACTCAGCTCATCGCGCGCGCGGGCGAGTTACAATCCGGCCAAACGGTGCTGGTTTCGGGCGCGGCGGGCGCCGTTGGCCGGTGTGCCGTGTACGCAGCCAGGATGTTAGGAGCGCATGTCGTCGCCGGCGTCCTGCGCGCGCAGCTCGATGAGACGCAAAGCATCGGCGCCGACGAGACCGTCGCGCTGGACGACCCGGACGCTTTCGCGAGCGTAGCAAGAGTCGATCTCGTAGCGAATACGCTGCGAGGTAAACCCGCTACCGATCTGCTTGCGAAAGTCAAAGACGGCGGGATATTCGCGTCGGTTACCGGAGCGCCCGAAGGTTCCAACAACTATCCGAAGGTCCGGGTCGTTCCGTTTCAATCGAAGCAAAACCGTGGGACGATCGAGCTCGTCGCGCACGCCGTGAACGATGGAAAGATGGCGATCCCAATCGGACTTCGCGCAGAACTCAAGAATGCGGGCGATGCGCAAGCCGCATTTACCAAGGGCGGTATCGGTAAGGTGCTGCTCGTTCCGTAA
- a CDS encoding cupin domain-containing protein: protein MDIQRVGAQPSNRAPEEYFTGTVRIDPLFDRIEPARVAGAQVTFEPRARTAWHTHPLGQTLVVTSGFGRVQRWGGPIEEIRPGDVVLIAPNEKHWHGASPNSAMTHIAIQEKLDGKNVEWLEKVSDEQYGGMIAKS from the coding sequence ATGGATATTCAACGCGTCGGCGCGCAGCCGTCCAATAGAGCCCCCGAAGAGTATTTTACCGGCACCGTTCGCATCGACCCGTTGTTCGATCGCATCGAGCCGGCTCGTGTGGCCGGCGCACAGGTGACATTCGAGCCGCGTGCGCGCACTGCGTGGCACACGCACCCGCTCGGGCAAACGCTCGTCGTCACGTCGGGATTCGGGCGCGTGCAACGCTGGGGCGGCCCGATCGAAGAAATCCGGCCCGGCGACGTCGTGCTTATCGCCCCCAACGAGAAGCACTGGCATGGGGCGTCGCCGAACAGCGCGATGACACATATCGCGATTCAGGAGAAGCTCGACGGCAAGAACGTCGAGTGGCTGGAGAAGGTGAGCGACGAGCAGTACGGAGGCATGATAGCAAAAAGTTGA
- a CDS encoding arsinothricin resistance N-acetyltransferase ArsN1 family A, whose amino-acid sequence MNAADVPLDSSPLEILIRAAVTTDLEAIRAIYNQGIEDRCATLETEPHDAAQIAAWWALHDNRYIVAVGEDPGGTIVGWASLNRFSHRCAHNAIADVSIYVARSQRGMGIGKLLLTDILERARRSFRKVVLHALDDNVAGKRLYSSLGFREVGTFRQHGELDGKLVDVIAMERLLT is encoded by the coding sequence TTGAACGCCGCTGATGTGCCGCTGGATTCCTCACCCCTTGAGATCTTAATCCGGGCTGCGGTTACGACCGATCTCGAAGCGATCCGCGCGATTTATAATCAGGGCATCGAGGATCGTTGCGCGACGTTGGAAACCGAGCCGCACGATGCCGCGCAAATTGCGGCGTGGTGGGCGTTGCACGACAACCGGTACATCGTGGCAGTCGGGGAAGACCCCGGCGGTACGATCGTCGGATGGGCTTCATTGAATCGATTTTCGCATCGTTGTGCTCACAATGCGATTGCCGACGTGTCGATCTACGTCGCGCGCTCTCAACGGGGAATGGGAATCGGCAAACTTCTCTTAACCGATATTCTGGAGCGAGCCCGCCGATCTTTTCGCAAAGTCGTGCTGCACGCCCTCGACGATAACGTCGCCGGCAAGCGGCTGTATTCGTCGCTCGGTTTCCGAGAAGTCGGCACCTTCCGCCAGCACGGCGAGCTCGATGGAAAACTCGTCGATGTCATCGCAATGGAACGGCTCCTAACGTAA
- a CDS encoding ScyD/ScyE family protein translates to MTPLSQPAQTGAAHNVIAPLDNDWGGTTLSPAVKPTVVAANLENPRGIEFGPDGRLYVAEGGLGGSHSTVGQCRQVPAPTGPYLGGFTGRVSAINVMTGARTTIARNLPSNQTAAATGGFVSGVADVTFVHGTLYALISGAGCSHGLAGTFNSIDSISPSGTAIPIVNLSKFLKTHPVAHPDPDDFEPDGTWFSFVAVGHALYAVEPNHGEVDIVRPNGSINRLVDVSATQGHIVPTALAFVSSGFSGDGVKRGQFVLGNLNTFVPGSQRHAKVFRLTMHGQLDKLASGLTAVTGVAVHRGQIYALESFTGFYAPAPPVAHTGKVVRLARDGSWRTIVSGLSFPTAMTFGDGNTLYISNQGFGQPTNTSGEIVKVRVPDIRD, encoded by the coding sequence ATGACACCCCTCTCCCAGCCAGCGCAGACCGGCGCCGCACACAACGTAATCGCCCCGCTCGATAACGACTGGGGCGGAACAACATTGTCGCCGGCCGTGAAGCCCACCGTCGTCGCGGCAAACCTGGAGAATCCGCGCGGAATCGAGTTCGGCCCCGACGGGCGGCTCTACGTTGCAGAAGGTGGTTTGGGCGGCTCTCATTCGACTGTGGGCCAATGCCGGCAAGTTCCGGCTCCGACCGGACCGTATCTTGGCGGATTCACGGGGCGGGTTTCAGCGATAAACGTAATGACGGGCGCGCGTACTACGATCGCCCGCAATCTTCCGTCGAATCAGACCGCGGCCGCGACCGGGGGGTTCGTGAGCGGCGTCGCGGACGTCACGTTCGTGCATGGCACGCTGTATGCACTCATATCCGGCGCCGGATGTTCGCACGGCTTGGCCGGGACCTTCAATAGCATCGATAGTATCAGTCCGTCGGGCACGGCCATACCAATCGTCAACTTGAGCAAATTCCTAAAGACCCATCCCGTCGCTCATCCGGATCCGGACGATTTCGAACCTGACGGAACCTGGTTCAGTTTCGTGGCGGTGGGACACGCGCTTTATGCGGTCGAGCCCAATCACGGCGAAGTGGACATCGTCAGACCGAACGGTAGCATCAACCGTCTCGTCGACGTTTCCGCCACGCAAGGGCATATTGTTCCGACGGCGCTCGCGTTCGTCTCTTCCGGATTCTCAGGCGATGGCGTTAAGAGGGGTCAGTTCGTGCTCGGCAATCTGAACACGTTCGTCCCCGGATCGCAACGACACGCCAAAGTTTTTCGTTTGACCATGCACGGGCAACTCGACAAACTTGCTTCAGGGCTTACTGCAGTGACCGGCGTCGCGGTGCATCGCGGGCAAATCTACGCTTTGGAAAGCTTCACGGGCTTCTACGCGCCCGCACCGCCCGTTGCCCACACCGGAAAGGTCGTGCGGCTCGCTCGCGACGGCTCATGGCGCACCATCGTGAGCGGACTGAGTTTTCCGACCGCGATGACCTTCGGCGACGGTAACACGTTGTACATCTCGAACCAAGGCTTCGGGCAGCCGACGAATACGTCGGGTGAAATCGTGAAGGTGCGGGTGCCGGACATCCGCGACTAA
- a CDS encoding helix-turn-helix domain-containing protein, with protein MPNFVLDTKVLKGNEKLVLITLLRHDFGKSDNVWPSQVRIAALAGVSRKTVRDSLQRLLTLGAVSEAGRDGRNQVTYRINRADLEQLCQIEALSVSPRPGTIVPDDLEQLCQVTWNNYATKQTKQNKTENKNAPLGGTSPTDATTGGGSRNSIIDNSASLLDAGGEADLERESTSASHSIGNSAGSGASVGDGDLGFGLTSAHTSTDGDHQAPMPKVSTELLLPDGTLASDDFENLQPDIDGLILPMVIGEPLNTGELDRLVGLRGVAFCHMWAHWLPRKIARQYSIGKPVQKPTALYIHAIEAGYPVEPWWPEFDEKLHTVAARAESFKRAEGRARRAGSAVPEYSQEQIDECADAIATGRAELAMYPESLQPKIKDALTHRRLGEIVAEINAGNEVVELPF; from the coding sequence GTGCCGAACTTCGTTCTCGACACCAAGGTTCTCAAAGGTAACGAAAAGCTCGTCCTGATTACGCTGCTCCGGCACGACTTCGGAAAGAGCGACAACGTCTGGCCGAGCCAAGTTCGTATCGCTGCACTCGCGGGAGTGTCCCGTAAGACTGTTCGTGACTCACTGCAGCGGCTACTCACTTTAGGTGCGGTGTCTGAAGCCGGTCGCGACGGCCGTAACCAGGTGACGTATCGGATTAACCGCGCAGACCTGGAACAATTGTGCCAGATTGAAGCTCTGTCCGTGAGTCCGCGACCTGGAACAATCGTGCCAGATGACCTGGAACAATTATGCCAGGTAACCTGGAACAATTATGCCACTAAGCAGACGAAGCAGAATAAAACCGAGAACAAGAACGCTCCGCTCGGCGGCACCTCGCCTACCGACGCTACCACCGGCGGCGGGAGCAGAAATTCAATTATTGATAATTCTGCTTCTCTGCTGGACGCTGGAGGCGAAGCCGACCTTGAGCGCGAGTCAACGAGCGCGTCTCATTCCATAGGTAATTCTGCTGGCTCCGGGGCGAGCGTTGGCGATGGAGACCTTGGCTTCGGGCTGACCTCGGCGCACACGTCCACCGATGGCGACCATCAGGCACCCATGCCTAAGGTGAGCACCGAACTGCTATTGCCGGACGGAACGCTCGCGAGCGACGACTTCGAGAACCTGCAGCCTGACATCGACGGTCTCATTCTCCCTATGGTGATTGGCGAGCCGTTGAACACAGGCGAACTGGACAGGCTTGTGGGGCTCAGAGGCGTTGCGTTCTGCCACATGTGGGCGCACTGGCTGCCCCGCAAGATTGCCCGGCAATACTCTATCGGTAAGCCGGTGCAGAAACCGACCGCGCTTTACATCCATGCCATTGAAGCCGGGTATCCTGTAGAGCCTTGGTGGCCCGAGTTCGACGAGAAACTGCACACCGTAGCCGCGCGTGCGGAGTCATTCAAACGGGCGGAAGGGCGGGCGCGTCGTGCGGGCTCGGCGGTTCCCGAATACTCGCAGGAGCAAATCGACGAGTGCGCCGATGCCATCGCCACCGGGAGAGCAGAGCTTGCGATGTATCCCGAGTCGCTCCAACCGAAAATCAAGGACGCGCTAACGCATCGGCGACTTGGCGAGATTGTTGCAGAAATCAACGCGGGCAACGAAGTCGTCGAGCTTCCGTTCTAA
- a CDS encoding site-specific integrase: MIAPLPGTSLDTATVLDGLADKARAYAEGARADNTRRAYESDLRAFCSWCQTRGLTCLPATAETLSLYIADVGESMKPATLQRRLTAIAVAHKAAGYESPTAHEVVRSVLTGVRRKLGVAQVQKLALAVDDVRAIVDELGDDKPIDVRDRALLLLGFAGALRRSELVALDVADVAFEKQGVVIVLHRSKTNQEGDIERIAVPYGSDYRTCPVRALQAWIEVVGDGPLFRSIDRHGNLGNRLSAHSVALVVKARAEQAGLDPALVAGHSLRSGFATSAARAGKSEAAIMRQTRHKSVTVARRYIRQGTMWDDHAGHGIGL, translated from the coding sequence ATGATTGCACCGCTGCCCGGCACATCGCTCGACACCGCTACCGTACTCGATGGGCTTGCCGACAAGGCTCGTGCGTATGCTGAGGGTGCTCGCGCCGACAACACACGTCGCGCCTATGAGTCCGACCTGCGGGCGTTCTGCTCGTGGTGTCAGACGCGTGGTCTAACGTGCCTTCCTGCGACCGCTGAGACGCTCTCGCTCTACATCGCGGACGTTGGCGAGTCGATGAAGCCTGCGACGCTGCAGCGGCGTCTAACAGCCATTGCAGTCGCGCACAAGGCAGCCGGTTACGAATCGCCGACCGCGCACGAAGTCGTCCGTTCGGTACTGACCGGTGTACGACGCAAACTAGGGGTGGCTCAGGTCCAGAAGCTGGCCCTAGCTGTTGACGATGTGCGAGCGATTGTTGACGAGCTTGGTGATGACAAACCTATCGACGTTCGGGACCGAGCCCTTCTGCTGCTGGGATTCGCAGGAGCGTTACGCCGGTCTGAACTGGTCGCGCTGGACGTGGCCGATGTCGCATTCGAGAAGCAGGGTGTCGTCATTGTGTTGCATCGCTCGAAGACGAATCAAGAAGGCGACATCGAGCGCATCGCTGTTCCTTACGGTTCGGACTACAGGACGTGCCCGGTGCGTGCGCTACAGGCTTGGATTGAGGTCGTTGGCGATGGTCCGCTGTTCCGTAGCATCGACCGGCACGGAAACCTCGGCAATCGGCTGTCGGCGCATTCCGTCGCGCTCGTCGTCAAAGCGCGCGCCGAGCAAGCTGGACTCGACCCTGCACTCGTTGCCGGTCACTCCCTGCGTAGCGGCTTTGCGACGAGTGCAGCGCGTGCCGGTAAGTCTGAGGCTGCTATCATGCGTCAGACGCGCCACAAGAGCGTTACCGTCGCGCGCCGGTACATCCGGCAGGGAACGATGTGGGACGACCACGCGGGGCACGGAATCGGCCTCTGA